The following proteins are co-located in the Canis aureus isolate CA01 chromosome X, VMU_Caureus_v.1.0, whole genome shotgun sequence genome:
- the LOC144308221 gene encoding uncharacterized protein LOC144308221 — protein MNQQVVGCPCAQALNTLGMSDLFPFLPCIREVRIIQSFCCEEIQAKDVREQLHGGPETNDVTSTVALYNHDLSATGGSSCRGRLRRDWEDWLPGSGQLARQAPGEAGGSSSTNQAVTQLLGEPGCCEAVCNLCTALPDPPGGVFPGTPRGRILESSTREALLPLCEVLDGLLERDDFKVAAMSASDVPDKLPIPMVINMEIKEQLKKEIREFGGQHEKILKLLEGVQGPPELQRKFVVYAMKQAVREQRQALIGHLQKVLDKIELDHFLKKDIHTDNL, from the exons ATGAACCAACAAGTTGTGGGGTGCCCCTGTGCCCAGGCCCTGAACACACTGGGAATGTCTGATCTCTTCCCATTCCTCCCTTGTATCCGTGAAGTACGGATTATTCAGTCCTTCTGTTGTGAAGAGATTCAGGCCAAGGACGTGAGGGAACAG CTCCATGGAGGCCCTGAAACCAATGACGTCACATCCACAGTAGCTCTGTACAACCACGACCTGTCAGCCACTGGAGG TTCTTcctgcagggggcgcctgagACGCGACTGGGAAGACTGGCTTCCAGGGTCAGGGCAGCTGGCACGGCAGGctcctggggaggcaggaggctccTCCAGTACCAACCAGGCTGTGACACAGCTTCTCGGGGAACCGGGCTGTTGTGAGGCAGTGTG CAATCTGTGCACAGCACTCCCAGACCCCCCAGGGGGCGTATTTCCAGGAACTCCCAGAGGGCGCATTCTAGAAAGTTCCACCCGAGAGGCGTTACTGCCGTTGTGTGAGGTGCTCGACGGGCTCCTGGAACGAG ATGACTTCAAGGTCGCAGCAATGTCTGCGTCAGATGTGCCAGATAAACTGCCAATACCAATGGTAATCAATATGGAAATCAAAGAACAATTGAAGAAGGAAATTCGAGAGTTTGGAGGAC aacatgaaaaaatactcaaattgCTTGAAGGAGTGCAGGGACCTCCAGAACTGCAGAGAAAGTTCGTGGTATATGCCATGAAGCAAGCAGTGAG aGAACAAAGACAAGCGCTAATCGGTCACCTCCAGAAAGTACTAGACAAAATAgaattggaccactttctcaaGAAAGATATTCACACCGACAACTTATAA